A DNA window from Desulfobacterales bacterium contains the following coding sequences:
- a CDS encoding adenylate/guanylate cyclase domain-containing protein gives MIIYYSIPPHTPERFESRADTIIIGRSQKDGQSIDLDLLQDEYASHRHARLTFGNDQYWIEDLGSRNGTLVNGKAISKKTRLTPRSILQIGETVMTVQMEAAPVAAATVDQEELEGTIINTDDVMMSITKTERGDAFGMPAQEWRKLKAFNDLCQSIGKAGTIDMLDKVLVDQLKQAMPCAQRGAILMPDSRGELLLKAHWPAGDHSVSTTLSKRAFANREAFIWAAPSEAKTGPASPHSAVYFKVQAAIYVPLTIGEQALGVIYVDNYLSREAFCPADLELLRAIAGQVSVFLRDHVLREDLRRKEAAQNNLMRQFSSESAKRVMDKYGGMRGGGERVDPVTILVTDVRNFTSLSAQMDPDDVVRMLNEMFDAFVPIIFEYDGVVDKYVGDSVLAVFGSPDHDDRQWEKAMRAAMEMQQAIEKLCEGRKVRRLPVFQVGISIHSGEVIHGFIGSAKRMEYTVIGDTVNMAARLCDGADPGEIIISKSVYERVYQMVEVLPKMIRTKHPDKEPDLEAYIIKRVR, from the coding sequence ATGATTATTTACTATTCCATTCCGCCTCATACGCCCGAACGATTTGAATCCCGAGCAGACACCATCATCATCGGCCGCAGCCAAAAGGACGGCCAGTCGATTGATCTGGATTTATTGCAGGATGAATATGCGTCTCACCGGCATGCCCGCCTGACCTTTGGGAACGATCAATACTGGATTGAGGATCTCGGCAGTCGCAACGGCACCCTTGTAAACGGAAAAGCGATTTCTAAAAAAACTCGCCTCACTCCCCGGTCAATACTGCAGATCGGGGAAACGGTTATGACCGTCCAGATGGAGGCGGCTCCCGTTGCGGCAGCAACCGTGGATCAGGAGGAGCTGGAAGGGACCATCATCAATACCGATGATGTAATGATGTCGATTACAAAGACCGAGCGGGGGGACGCCTTTGGGATGCCGGCCCAGGAATGGCGAAAGCTGAAAGCGTTTAACGATCTTTGCCAAAGCATTGGCAAGGCCGGCACCATCGATATGCTGGATAAAGTTCTGGTTGATCAGCTTAAGCAGGCGATGCCCTGCGCCCAGCGCGGCGCCATCTTAATGCCGGATTCGCGCGGGGAACTGCTCCTTAAGGCACACTGGCCGGCGGGGGACCATTCCGTCAGTACGACCTTGTCCAAGCGGGCCTTTGCGAATCGCGAAGCCTTTATCTGGGCTGCGCCGTCGGAAGCTAAAACCGGACCGGCCTCCCCGCACAGCGCTGTTTACTTCAAAGTCCAGGCGGCCATATATGTGCCACTGACAATCGGCGAGCAGGCGCTGGGTGTCATCTATGTGGACAACTATTTGAGCCGGGAAGCCTTTTGCCCTGCCGATCTGGAATTGCTCAGGGCCATAGCCGGCCAGGTATCCGTATTTTTAAGGGATCATGTCTTGCGTGAAGATCTCAGACGCAAAGAAGCGGCCCAGAACAATCTGATGCGGCAATTTTCATCGGAAAGCGCCAAGCGGGTGATGGACAAATACGGCGGCATGCGCGGCGGCGGCGAAAGGGTCGATCCGGTGACGATCCTTGTGACGGACGTCCGGAATTTCACATCCCTGAGCGCCCAAATGGACCCGGACGATGTTGTCCGCATGCTCAACGAGATGTTTGACGCTTTTGTTCCGATCATATTTGAGTACGACGGCGTCGTTGATAAATACGTTGGTGATTCGGTCCTGGCGGTTTTCGGCAGCCCGGACCACGACGACCGCCAATGGGAAAAGGCGATGCGGGCAGCTATGGAAATGCAACAGGCCATCGAAAAACTATGTGAAGGCAGAAAGGTTCGACGCCTGCCCGTTTTCCAAGTGGGTATCAGCATTCACTCCGGCGAAGTCATCCATGGGTTTATCGGATCCGCCAAACGCATGGAGTACACCGTCATCGGGGATACCGTCAATATGGCCGCCCGCCTTTGTGACGGCGCAGATCCGGGCGAGATCATCATCAGCAAGTCCGTATATGAACGTGTTTACCAGATGGTGGAAGTCCTGCCAAAGATGATAAGGACCAAACATCCGGACAAAGAACCCGATCTGGAAGCGTATATTATCAAAAGGGTCAGATAA
- a CDS encoding protein phosphatase 2C domain-containing protein, producing MKTTERVHMKVNMPHIHASGISDPGRSRGDNQDHILIDESGHFMLLADGMGGHERGAEASKTAIGVLKERLHPDILLQELADITDAEGIPTEVICLSAIVEDAVKEANQLLYERNVKYNLKRFMGTTIVGLVPVKEDFMLWFHVGDSRLYRWRVGNLKQLTTDHSALAQWEKSGRQGAEPAKHVITRAIGPNKMASADISWEKWQAGDVYLLCSDGLTDMLTDKNILKILTDLHEVDQIATHLVDAANAAGGKDNVSVVVCRV from the coding sequence GGATCCCGGTCGCTCCCGGGGGGACAATCAAGACCATATCCTTATTGATGAATCCGGTCATTTTATGCTGCTGGCGGATGGAATGGGGGGGCATGAACGCGGTGCCGAAGCCAGCAAAACCGCCATCGGGGTCTTGAAGGAGCGTCTACACCCGGACATTTTATTGCAGGAACTCGCCGATATCACGGATGCCGAAGGAATCCCCACGGAAGTGATATGTCTTTCCGCCATTGTCGAAGATGCAGTCAAAGAAGCCAATCAACTGCTCTATGAGCGCAATGTAAAATACAACCTGAAGCGGTTCATGGGGACGACGATTGTGGGTCTGGTTCCGGTCAAAGAGGATTTCATGCTGTGGTTTCACGTGGGAGACAGCCGCCTGTATCGCTGGCGGGTCGGCAATCTCAAGCAGCTGACAACCGATCACTCCGCTCTTGCACAATGGGAAAAAAGCGGCCGACAGGGCGCCGAGCCGGCCAAGCATGTTATTACCCGGGCCATCGGACCCAATAAAATGGCATCGGCGGACATCTCCTGGGAGAAATGGCAGGCGGGCGATGTTTACCTTCTGTGCAGTGACGGCCTCACGGATATGCTGACTGATAAAAACATTTTAAAAATTCTGACCGATCTCCATGAGGTCGACCAGATTGCCACGCATCTGGTTGATGCCGCCAACGCGGCCGGCGGCAAGGATAATGTCAGCGTGGTGGTGTGCCGGGTCTAA